From the Daucus carota subsp. sativus chromosome 8, DH1 v3.0, whole genome shotgun sequence genome, one window contains:
- the LOC108192440 gene encoding uncharacterized protein LOC108192440: MESAALLRSFQCTGSNMRSSLEKATWSISNRCPIQGLTVGRNFVSSPSKRELRVIACVKTSDSAIVAKSEDSCSQGSVEKTPFRGATFPGGFEALVKEVCDETQIAELKLKIGDFEMHLKRNIESPVAVAPPVAPAPVPTAPKTESTPASSAPSPTKASPVKTNPFTNIPVEKSRKLAALEASGASGYVLVASPTVGSFRKGRTLKGKKQPPSCKEGDLIKEGQVIGFLDQFGTELPVKSDVAGEVLKLLFDDGEAVGYGDPLIAVLPSFHGIR; this comes from the exons ATGGAGTCTGCTGCTCTTCTCCGTTCCTTCCAat GCACTGGTTCAAACATGCGGTCTTCCCTTGAGAAAGCAACATGGTCTATCTCAAATAGATGTCCCATCCAAGGCTTGACTGTTGGCAGAAATTTTGTTTCATCCCCTTCAAAGAGAGAACTAAGAGTAATAGCTTGTGTTAAGACATCTGACTCTGCAATCGTTGCAAAATCTGAAG atagctgctctcaagggTCAGTGGAAAAGACTCCATTCCGTGGTGCAACATTTCCAGGCGGATTTGAG GCACTAGTAAAGGAGGTTTGTGATGAGACTCAGATTGCTGAGCTGAAGTTAAAG ATTGGAGATTTTGAAATGCATCTTAAGAGGAACATCGAATCCCCAGTTGCTGTTGCTCCTCCTGTAGCACCTGCCCCTGTTCCAACAGCACCAAAGACTGAATCTACCCCTGCTTCTTCAGCACCTTCTCCAACAAAAGCCTCACCAGTGAAGACCAATCCATTCACAAATATTCCTGTAGAGAAGTCAAGGAAATTAGCTGCTCTGGAAGCGTCTGGAGCTAGTGGATATGTTCTAGTTGCTTCTCCTACA GTTGGATCATTCCGAAAGGGTAGAACGCTCAAAGGAAAGAAACAACCTCCAAGTTGTAAAGAA gGAGATCTAATCAAAGAAGGCCAAGTGATCGGCTTTCTAGATCAGTTTGGCACTGAGCTGCCTGTTAAG TCAGATGTTGCTGGCGAAGTCCTGAAACTTCTGTTTGATGATGGTG AAGCTGTTGGTTATGGAGATCCCCTTATTGCTGTCTTGCCATCATTTCATGGAATCAGGTAA
- the LOC135148436 gene encoding uncharacterized protein LOC135148436: MGKIDGGIDGCQGTKAIKKNRRTILTQEYEHFESKAGESLTDLYDRFVKLLNDLSLVDKEYDLEDSNLKFLLALPEKWDLKVTTIRDNHDLEEMSLDDIFGRLKTYELKMEQRSKRHGGKPKPVALKVQGETAMKNKGKTHITKFDTESSNSDDDSDSDVLSDSEDSDTEMMQLASLMGHFATECKKAKNEKGQAFISKKGSWADSSDSEEEVNYALMANTDNSSEAVQSKLPHSTLAFDTEDITELRLFLKNLHMLEVQTERDVSVFIKNELLKKNASLQSELAREREIIRTWTNSGKTTQNILESGNWKKGLGYTDKNEAESVKQETAKIDRPKVAPVRFVAESRVHEKPKTDKSKQVNIGLMTQKQLKHELKEVKQENRIKEPKKNRNGKEELGHKFYVSKSEVKTRNVRFRPENPCFHCGSLCKDETSPLLVEHVKQLDKISMDAVKIIRSDNGTEFKNSKMEEFCKANGIKQEFSAPGTPQQNGVVERKNKTLIEAARTMLEEAKLPTYFWVEAVETACFTQNATLINKHGKTPFEMSMSLQIINLKHMLRGSTLTMNIWTKMMRT; this comes from the exons atgtcaaggaaccaaagccatcaagaagaacagaaggaccatacttactcaagagtatgaacactttgaatCAAAAGCTGGggaatcattgactgatctttatgataggtttgtcaagtTGCTAAATGACCTATCTttagtggataaagaatatgacttggaagattcaaatctcaaatttctactggctcttcctgaaaagtgggatttgaaagtaaccactataagagacaatcatgatcttgaagagatgtctctggatgatatctttggaagattgaAAACCTATGAACTTAAGATGGAACAAAGGAGCAAAAGACATGGAGGGAAACCTAagcctgttgctctaaaagttcaaggagaaacTGCTATGAAGAACAAAGGAAAAACACATATCACAAAGTTTgacactgagtcatcaaactctgatgatgactcagactctgatgttCTCTCGGACTCTGaggacagtgatactgagatgatgcagctggcatcattgatg ggtcattttgcaactgagtgcaagaaagccaagaatgaaaaggGACAAGCTTTTATCAgcaagaaaggaagctgggcagactcatcagattctgaggaagaagtcaactatgccttgatggcaaacactgacaacagtTCTGAGGCTGTTCAATCTAAgctacctcattccactcttgcttttgacactgaagatataactgagttaagattgtttcttaaaaacttgcat atgctagaagttcagacaGAAAGAGATGTTTCTGTTTTCATTAAGAATGagctgttaaagaaaaatgcctctcttcaatcagaacttgctagggaaagagagataatcagaacatggactaactcaggaaaaaccactcagaatatcttagaaagtggaaattggaagaaaggactaggaTACACTGATaagaatgaagctgagtcaGTTAAACAAGAGACTGCTAAAATTGATAGACCTAAGGTTGCACCAgttagatttgttgcagaatcaagaGTTCATGAAAAACCTAAGACTGATAAATCCAAACAggtcaacataggtttaatgactcagaaacagcttaagcatgaGCTCAAGGAAGTCAaacaagaaaacaggattaaggaacctaagaaaaacagaaatggaaag gaagaattaGGACATAAATTCTATGTatccaaatcagaagttaagactaggaatgttagatttagaccagaaaatccttgttttcattgtggtagtttatg CAAAGATGAGACATCCCCTCTTCTGGTTGAACATGTCAagcaactggacaaaatttctatggatgcagtaaagatcatcaggagtgataatggcactgagttcaagaattccaAAATGGAAGaattctgtaaagcaaatggaataaagcaagaattttcagcacctggaacacctcagcagaatggtgttgtagaaagaaagaacaaaactttaattgaagctgctagaaccatgctggaggaagcaaaattgccaacttacttctgggTTGAAGCTGTAGaaactgcttgcttcacacagaatgcaactctgataaataagcatgggaaaacaccatttgagatg agtatgtcactccaaatcatcaacctcaagcacatgttgagggggagcactttgaCAATGAACATCTGGACGAAAATGATGAGAACTtaa
- the LOC108198059 gene encoding uncharacterized protein LOC108198059, whose protein sequence is MLEMQIGQIANKVGVRDQGSLPSQPDVNVKEHCKAITLRSGRELPEIVDEQKYDTAPKANLKQYVPPIPFPQRLTNRKLEKQYEKFLKMFREIHISIPFADALAQMPLFAKFMKQVLSNRKKLEAVETISLNEECSAVIQREIPPKLKDPGSFSLPCTIGQVGVKRALCDLGASVSLMPHSIYKRLGLGELKKTSISLQLADRTIKHPLGVLEDVLVNVDKFVIPCDFVILEMNEDVDIPIILGRPFLATAGASINVKAGKLTLNVGEEKVEFDLDQVMKAPALETESFVVNIVEEVVKKVTDDIRENEVEGDENNSLKFREDELNEMDLTLGPFEMVLKEPP, encoded by the exons ATGTTGGAAATGCAGATTGGCCAAATTGCTAATAAGGTTGGTGTTCGAGATCAGGGATCACTGCCTAGTCAACCAGATGTGAATGTTAAAGAACACTGCAAGGCTATCACGTTGAGGAGTGGAAGAGAGTTACCAGAA ATTGTGGATGAGCAAAAATATGATACTGCACCGAAAGCTAATTTGAAACAATACGTGCCTCCAATCCCTTTTCCACAAAGGTTGACAAACCGGAAGTTGGAGAAGCAATATGAGAAATTTTTAAAGATGTTTCGGGAGATACACATTAGCATTCCTTTTGCTGATGCTTTGGCTCAAATGCCCCTTTTTGCGAAATTCATGAAGCAGGTATTATCTAATCGCAAGAAGTTAGAGGCGGTGGAGACCATCAGTCTTAATGAAGAGTGTAGTGCAGTTATCCAACGCGAGATTCCTCCTAAACTCAAGGATCCCGGGAGCTTTTCTTTGCCATGTACTATTGGACAAGTCGGAGTAAAGAGGGCATTGTGTGATCTCGGAGCTAGTGTGAGTTTAATGCCACACTCTATTTACAAAAGACTTGGTTTGGGAGAGCTAAAGAAAACAAGTATATCACTTCAACTTGCGGATCGAACTATAAAACATCCACTAGGTGTCCTTGAAGATGTTTTGGTGAATGTTGATAAATTTGTTATTCCttgtgattttgttattttggaGATGAATGAGGATGTTGATATTCCGATTATCTTGGGAAGACCATTCTTGGCAACTGCTGGAGCAAGTATTAATGTGAAAGCCGGCAAGCTTACGCTAAACGTGGGTGAAGAAAAAGTTGAGTTTGATCTAGATCAAGTTATGAAGGCACCGGCACTTGAAACTGAAAGCTTTGTTGTGAATATTGTTGAAGAAGTTGTGAAGAAAGTCACTGATGATATTCGCGAGAATGAAGTTGAAGGTGATGAAAACAATTCTTTGAAATTCCGAGAAGATGAATTAAACGAGATGGATTTGACACTTGGACCATTTGAGATGGTTTTGAAAGAGCCACCATGA